In Juglans microcarpa x Juglans regia isolate MS1-56 chromosome 1S, Jm3101_v1.0, whole genome shotgun sequence, the genomic stretch ttataaatatatttaaattcattttaatatataaacacatttaaactcatcttaaataaaCTCTATAAAACTCCTTcaactatttcaatttattactatttataaaaaaatcaacttagTTCAATACTTAAATTCAACCTTAACTGATCAGCTTGGTTAAAACTCACCGGGTATTCCATGTGAGTTGGTTGACTTCGATTGGACCAGATCGACCCAAAGAGGGATGCGTGAACGAAGACACCACCGGAGGTCGAGTAGTTAACCCAAACACCCTCTGCACGAGTGGAATGCTTGATGGCTAGTCAGTCAAGTAGTAGAAGAGACGGGCAATGCATAATTATACCATAAGAGTTAAATAGAACTACTTTTGTATCTCCCCAATGAAGATATATACAAGAGTCGtcccaaaaatagaaaaaataaaaaagaaaagcaagctTGTATTTATAGACCATCTAGACTACAACGGGCCCGTTTAACATAAAATCGCTACACGACCTTTCTCTTCTCATTCTGCCTTCACATATTTTCACTCTTATCCGGCTAAACCTTAATTCTCATAGGTGGTGCAATTGTTCGTTTCCAGCATTGGATTTTGCTACCTATAATTCTTTCAATTCAAGTAGTTTTGAAATCGCCTCAATATATGTTGCGAATTGCGCGGTGATGGCTTCCGCGGCGAATTTCAAGCCCGGCGATGACACGAGCTCGTGCTCCATATTTTTAAGCGAGACGGTGAACGGGTCTCACCGATTCACCGTACAGGGTTACTCTTTGGCCAAAGGGATGGGTGTGGGGAAGTACATAATGAGCGACACGTTCACGGTGGGTGGGTACCAATGGGCGATTTACTTCTACCCCGACGGTAAAAATCCAGAGGATAACTCTATGTACGTGTCGGTTTTCATTGCGCTGGTGAGCGACGGCGTGGACGTGAGGGCGTTGTTCGAGCTGTCGATGCTGGACCAGAGCGGAAACGGAAACAACAAGGTGCACAACCACTTCCTACGTGCTCTGGAGAGCGGGCCTTACACGCTTAAATACAGAGGTAGCATGTGGTAATGGATTAATTTGATTTGGTGTTGTTATTATTTACATTGTTAATTTTGGTGCGTTGCAAGTTGGGAACAGGCCTTTAGAGGAAGGGATCTACCGTTGTA encodes the following:
- the LOC121246470 gene encoding BTB/POZ and MATH domain-containing protein 4-like translates to MASAANFKPGDDTSSCSIFLSETVNGSHRFTVQGYSLAKGMGVGKYIMSDTFTVGGYQWAIYFYPDGKNPEDNSMYVSVFIALVSDGVDVRALFELSMLDQSGNGNNKVHNHFLRALESGPYTLKYRGSM